From a single Bacillus pseudomycoides DSM 12442 genomic region:
- a CDS encoding VirB4 family type IV secretion system protein, with translation MNVSVLNFLKRKQKKEEKKEKKLINKEFVAQIQPQGGIQFKEVYVQGGDGLQTCIHVYGYQTTVNDFWQEPIMNMPNVITTMDIISDSRKVVIESINKSMAEQSVRHANAKDNIERIEAEQQFSELETLYQQVSKGEVLKRVHLRIYISARTMTELEKQAKEVMETLESYNFRGAIFLNEQEYEWASLTSSFEMQKKYINKRNGKEIPALSLAGGFPFHFTFLNDPYGIYYGTTKTKGSVIFDLFHKDKQRKSYNGVVIGKMGAGKSTLLKKIMSDNAMKGYKIRGFDFTGEFEGIVQEYNGKQIALDGSQGQINPLQVYKTAETEESSFTQHLSKMSIFYRFIAPEAKDDEIKEYENLLRKLYVKKELWSDELGVQNNITSLSAKEYPIFSDYLHLVRLELYENLETGKHRSNVSSTRKKRLELIELNLANLVDNFGHLFNGVSTIDDFSKEQIVFFSLRHLMSLKPEIYQAQIFNVMNLMWDEMLENGKPQWKAFDRKEIQFDDVIRYLIIMDEAHHLINTSERSQHAVQFTTKFSREARKYFAGIVFASHSIRDFVPEDSNLTAVEEIKKLFELTQYKFIMQQDSNNLDMLRRVFAGQISTSELNEIPFLPTGDVLLCISAVKNILFKVDVTEEELALFGGGA, from the coding sequence ATGAATGTGTCTGTACTTAATTTTTTAAAGAGAAAGCAAAAGAAAGAAGAGAAAAAAGAAAAGAAACTAATCAATAAGGAATTCGTTGCCCAGATTCAACCGCAAGGGGGCATTCAATTTAAAGAAGTATATGTTCAAGGTGGAGATGGATTACAAACTTGCATTCATGTATACGGGTATCAGACAACGGTAAATGACTTTTGGCAAGAGCCTATTATGAATATGCCGAATGTTATTACAACAATGGATATTATCAGTGACAGCCGAAAAGTCGTAATTGAATCGATTAATAAATCAATGGCAGAACAAAGCGTTCGACATGCGAACGCTAAAGATAATATTGAGCGAATTGAAGCGGAACAACAGTTTAGTGAGTTAGAAACGTTATATCAACAAGTATCAAAAGGAGAGGTGCTGAAGCGGGTACATTTACGTATTTATATTTCAGCACGAACGATGACAGAGTTAGAAAAACAAGCAAAAGAGGTCATGGAAACACTTGAGTCTTACAACTTTAGAGGTGCTATCTTTTTAAATGAACAAGAATATGAATGGGCATCCCTTACATCAAGCTTCGAGATGCAAAAGAAATATATTAATAAACGAAATGGGAAAGAAATACCAGCTCTTTCTTTAGCGGGAGGGTTTCCATTTCATTTTACATTTCTAAATGATCCATATGGGATTTACTATGGCACTACCAAAACAAAGGGGAGTGTCATTTTTGATTTGTTCCATAAAGATAAACAACGAAAGAGTTATAACGGCGTTGTAATTGGAAAGATGGGTGCGGGTAAATCTACTTTACTGAAAAAAATCATGAGTGATAATGCGATGAAAGGATATAAGATTAGGGGCTTTGATTTTACAGGTGAATTTGAGGGGATTGTCCAGGAGTATAACGGGAAACAAATTGCATTAGATGGATCACAAGGGCAAATCAATCCACTTCAAGTGTATAAAACGGCAGAAACAGAAGAAAGTTCTTTTACGCAACACTTATCTAAAATGAGTATTTTCTATCGTTTTATTGCACCTGAGGCAAAAGATGATGAAATTAAAGAGTATGAAAATTTACTTCGTAAACTGTATGTGAAAAAGGAATTATGGAGTGATGAACTAGGTGTGCAGAATAATATTACCAGCTTGTCAGCGAAAGAGTATCCTATTTTCTCTGATTATTTGCATCTTGTGCGTTTAGAACTATATGAAAATCTAGAAACTGGAAAACACCGTTCTAATGTCAGCAGTACTCGTAAAAAACGATTAGAGTTAATTGAATTAAATTTAGCAAATTTAGTAGATAACTTTGGGCACTTATTTAATGGTGTTTCAACGATAGACGATTTCTCAAAAGAGCAAATCGTCTTTTTTTCATTGCGTCATCTCATGAGCTTAAAACCAGAAATTTATCAGGCGCAAATCTTCAATGTTATGAATTTAATGTGGGATGAAATGCTGGAAAACGGAAAGCCACAGTGGAAAGCATTTGATAGAAAGGAAATTCAATTTGATGATGTCATTCGTTATCTCATCATTATGGATGAAGCACATCATCTGATCAATACAAGTGAACGAAGCCAACATGCAGTGCAGTTTACAACTAAGTTTAGCCGGGAAGCACGGAAGTATTTTGCAGGGATTGTATTTGCAAGTCACTCTATCCGTGACTTTGTACCAGAAGATTCAAATTTAACAGCGGTAGAAGAGATTAAGAAGCTCTTTGAATTAACACAGTACAAATTCATTATGCAACAAGACAGCAACAATCTAGATATGTTACGGAGGGTGTTTGCGGGTCAAATCAGTACAAGTGAACTGAATGAAATACCGTTTTTACCAACAGGAGATGTTCTCTTATGCATCAGTGCTGTGAAGAACATTTTATTTAAAGTCGATGTAACAGAAGAAGAGTTAGCGTTGTTTGGAGGAGGGGCATAA
- the ltrA gene encoding group II intron reverse transcriptase/maturase, producing the protein MQSIMDGLYQQSRNGDNFYKLIELMTMDENIKLAYRNIKRNMGSVTAGVDGMTINDIKLLLTDEVIEQVKSMFSWYKPQAVKRVFIPKPNGKKRPLGIPTIWDRLFQQCILQILEPICEAKFHAHSYGFRSNRSTHHALARVKSLVNSQGRGFHYCVDIDIKGFFDNVNHGKLMKQLWNMGIRDKKLLSIISSLLKAEIINEGFPNKGTPQGGILSPLLSNVVLNELDWWISDQWETIETKHPYVARKDKYRALKKSNLKECFLIRYADDFKILCRNYPTALKMFEATKDFLKTRLQLEISTEKSQIVNLQKKSSDFLGFTIKARKKRNRHVAHSRMCQKARENAYGKLKEVIKKISKKQTPEAVWHYNTVVMGIQNYYAAATHINKDLDQMSCHLIRTLYNRLRRDWKRATKHDMSSTLRKRYRNYNPKLYKIQDIVLIPIHAQKHKSARNFTQSISNYTEEGRAEIHDTLKAIDKETLRHVQRFYMNHRTVEYNDNRISKFVAQYGRCAITKKELGLIGWHCHHKIPLEFGGKDDYENLIIVLEDIHVAIHHDDSEKAKSILANYEIEEEKKKRFDKLRILANRAPIFSLI; encoded by the coding sequence ATGCAGTCCATTATGGACGGTTTATATCAGCAAAGTCGAAATGGAGACAACTTTTATAAGCTAATAGAGCTTATGACGATGGATGAAAATATCAAATTGGCATATCGAAACATTAAAAGAAATATGGGGAGTGTAACAGCTGGAGTCGATGGGATGACCATCAACGACATAAAATTGCTTTTAACAGATGAAGTGATAGAACAGGTTAAATCAATGTTCTCTTGGTACAAACCACAAGCGGTTAAGCGAGTTTTTATACCGAAACCTAATGGTAAAAAGAGACCTCTTGGAATACCAACAATATGGGATAGACTGTTTCAACAGTGTATCTTACAAATCCTTGAACCTATATGTGAAGCAAAGTTTCATGCTCATAGTTATGGGTTCCGTTCAAACCGAAGTACACATCATGCATTAGCAAGAGTGAAATCTTTGGTGAACAGTCAAGGAAGAGGTTTTCACTACTGCGTGGACATAGATATCAAAGGATTCTTTGACAATGTAAATCACGGAAAGCTCATGAAACAGCTATGGAACATGGGTATAAGAGATAAAAAATTACTTTCTATCATTTCAAGTTTGTTAAAAGCAGAGATCATTAATGAAGGTTTCCCGAATAAGGGGACTCCGCAAGGAGGCATTTTAAGTCCTCTTCTTTCTAACGTAGTTTTAAACGAGTTAGATTGGTGGATTAGTGACCAATGGGAGACCATAGAGACTAAACATCCATATGTGGCGAGAAAAGATAAGTATAGAGCATTAAAGAAAAGTAATTTGAAGGAATGCTTTCTCATTAGATATGCAGATGATTTCAAAATATTATGTCGTAACTACCCAACGGCTCTTAAGATGTTTGAAGCGACAAAAGATTTTCTCAAAACGCGGCTACAGCTTGAAATTAGCACTGAGAAATCCCAAATTGTTAACTTACAGAAGAAATCTAGTGACTTCTTGGGATTCACTATTAAGGCACGGAAAAAGAGAAATCGGCATGTTGCTCATAGCAGGATGTGTCAAAAAGCCAGAGAAAATGCCTACGGAAAATTGAAGGAAGTCATCAAGAAAATAAGTAAAAAGCAGACGCCAGAGGCAGTATGGCATTACAACACAGTTGTGATGGGCATACAAAATTATTATGCGGCTGCAACCCATATTAATAAAGATTTAGACCAAATGAGTTGCCATCTCATAAGAACACTCTATAACCGACTGAGGCGAGATTGGAAAAGAGCCACTAAGCACGATATGTCATCTACTTTGAGAAAAAGGTATCGCAACTATAATCCGAAACTCTATAAAATTCAAGATATTGTACTAATCCCGATTCACGCACAAAAGCATAAATCAGCAAGGAATTTTACCCAATCTATTTCAAATTATACCGAAGAAGGTAGGGCGGAAATTCACGATACCTTGAAAGCTATAGATAAAGAAACACTTAGACATGTGCAACGATTTTATATGAATCATCGAACCGTAGAATATAACGACAATCGTATTTCAAAATTTGTAGCACAGTATGGAAGATGTGCAATTACTAAAAAGGAATTGGGTCTAATTGGTTGGCACTGCCACCATAAAATTCCGTTGGAATTTGGCGGGAAAGACGACTATGAAAACCTGATAATTGTGCTAGAAGATATACATGTCGCAATTCATCATGATGATTCAGAGAAGGCAAAATCCATCTTAGCCAACTATGAAATAGAAGAAGAAAAGAAGAAAAGGTTCGATAAGCTAAGAATACTTGCGAATCGAGCACCTATCTTCTCTTTAATATAA